The proteins below come from a single Hippocampus zosterae strain Florida chromosome 5, ASM2543408v3, whole genome shotgun sequence genomic window:
- the nr1d2a gene encoding nuclear receptor subfamily 1 group D member 2a yields the protein MPEDVGPAKPGGVIAYISSGAASSPESCMSTSPSGGVGGGFLSTSPTPPRPSLPSRAVGMVVDIAPPNKSGPRGGNGVEKAGRSSTSAKSSITKINGMVLLCKVCGDVASGFHYGVHACEGCKGFFRRSIQQNIQYKKCLKMENCTIMRINRNRCQQCRFKKCLAVGMSRDAVRFGRIPKREKQRMLLEMQNAMNNMMSNNSQLHSMLHGHQSPPLHNDASPSPSSSSSSSSSSSSSSSLSSSSSSESPSCSNPSSPQCTLQDAESVVSMDTNSSSSSSCGSDSGEDDVAVVRQTEMTTSQSSAESGGDVRGETSQQSWNCWNNNGNDNDLAMPGYRDVPHMYAHFNQHTPPQQLGGAPACPMDTLQQQPQQQQRAYANGRAHLVCPMNTSPYVDPNKPSQEIWEEFSMSFTPAVREVVEFAKRIPGFKDLLEHDQVGLLKAGTFEVLMVRFASLFNMAERTVTFLSGKHYSVDTLRALGAGELLASMCDFSEKLTALRLDRDEMSLFTAVVLVSADRSGLQDLTAVEALQDKLIRALRQLLMQNHGDEAATTFTKLLLKLPELRSLNNMHSEELLSFKVHP from the exons GCGGTGTCATCGCCTACATCTCATCGGGCGCTGCCTCCAGCCCGGAGTCCTGCATGAGCACCAGCCccagcggcggcgtgggaggcgGCTTCCTCTCCACATCGCCCACCCCTCCTCGCCCCTCGCTACCCAGCAGGGCGGTGGGCATGGTGGTGGATATAGCGCCACCCAACAAGAGCGGACCTAGAGGTGGAAACGGAGTGGAGAAGGCAGGACGCTCGTCCACCTCCGCCAAAAGCAGTATTACTA AAATCAACGGCATGGTGCTGCTGTGCAAAGTGTGTGGAGATGTCGCCTCAGGCTTCCATTACGGTGTCCATGCGTGCGAAGGATGCAAG GGGTTCTTCCGCAGGAGCATCCAGCAGAACATTCAGTATAAGAAGTGTCTCAAGATGGAGAACTGCACCATCATGAGGATCAACAGGAACCGATGCCAGCAGTGTCGCTTCAAGAAGTGCTTGGCCGTTGGCATGTCCAGAGATG CTGTGCGATTTGGCCGCATCCCCAAGCGCGAGAAGCAGCGAATGCTTCTGGAGATGCAGAACGCCATGAATAACATGATGAGCAACAACAGCCAGCTGCACAGTATGCTGCACGGCCACCAGAGCCCACCGTTGCACAATGACGCCAGCCCCTCGccatcgtcctcctcctcctcctcctcctcttcgtcgtcgtcctctTCGTTGTCATCGTCGTCTTCCTCGGAGTCGCCGTCCTGCTCCAACCCCTCGTCTCCGCAGTGCACCCTGCAGGACGCCGAGTCGGTGGTCTCCATGGACACCAACTCCAGCTCGTCCTCGTCCTGCGGCTCCGACAGCGGGGAGGACGACGTCGCCGTCGTCCGACAAACGGAGATGACGACATCGCAGTCGTCTGCGGAAAGCGGCGGCGACGTCCGCGGGGAGACGTCGCAGCAGAGCTGGAACTGCTGGAACAACAACGGCAACGACAATGACTTGGCCATGCCGGGATACCGGGACGTTCCGCACATGTACGCGCACTTTAACCAGCACACGCCACCGCAGCAGCTCGGCGGCGCCCCCGCCTGTCCCATGGACACACTGCAGCAGCaaccgcagcagcagcagcgggccTACGCCAACGGCAGAGCTCACCTG GTCTGTCCCATGAACACGTCCCCGTACGTTGACCCCAACAAGCCCAGCCAGGAGATCTGGGAGGAATTCTCCATGAGCTTCACACCCGCCGTGCGCGAGGTGGTGGAGTTTGCCAAGAGGATCCCGGGCTTCAAAGACCTCCTGGAGCACGACCAAGTGGGGCTGCTCAAGGCCGGCACCTTCGAG GTCTTGATGGTGCGCTTCGCCTCGCTCTTCAACATGGCCGAGCGCACGGTGACCTTCCTGAGCGGCAAGCACTATAGCGTGGACACGCTGCGGGCACTGGGCGCCGGAGAACTGCTGGCGTCCATGTGCGACTTCAGCGAGAAGCTTACCGCGCTCAGGCTTGACCGCGACGAGATGAGCCTCTTCACCGCCGTCGTCCTCGTCTCTGCTG ATCGGTCAGGTCTGCAGGACCTGACAGCGGTGGAGGCCCTGCAGGACAAGCTGATTCGGGCCCTGCGCCAGCTCCTTATGCAGAACCACGGCGACGAGGCGGCCACCACCTTCACCAAACTGCTGCTCAAGCTGCCCGAGCTGCGATCCCTCAACAACATGCACTCGGAGGAGCTGCTCTCTTTCAAGGTGCACCCCTGA
- the LOC127600953 gene encoding uncharacterized protein LOC127600953 yields the protein MERVQPFVSLIEFYFEIGLKYKDIKSVLDVKYGFQISERHLKRVLNQRGLFRRKTFNDLAVLVDFIRNQLQHSGQLHGYRWMYSKCREYGLLVRKEDVRLVLKELDPRGVSLRQARRLRRRNYFSKGPNFIWHMDSYDKLKPFGICINGAIDGFSRKIMWLNAYITSSDPKLIGGYYIDVVHRLGGCPRIVRADLGTENGHVKGFQRFLVPIPPGSTLDSYLDGASTANQRIEYWWRFLRSQCMEFWLSLFTDLRDNGFFDGGFLDKNILQFCCMGLIQDELDDTALVWNSHLIRPSKNMNVPSGRPNVMYT from the exons atggagcgtgttcaaccgttcgtgagtttaatagaattttactttgaaatcggcttgaaatacaaagacattaaatctgttcttgatgttaagtacggtttccaaataagtgaaagacatttgaagcgagtgctgaaccaaagaggactatttcgtcggaaaacgttcaatgacttggcagtcctggttgacttcattcgcaaccaattgcagcattccggacaactacacggttacaggtggatgtacagtaagtgcagagaatatggacttcttgtcaggaaagaggacgttcgtctggtcctgaaagagttggatccgagaggagtgtcgttaaggcaagcaagacgtttgagacggcgaaactacttctccaaagggcccaattttatatggcacatggactcctatgacaaactgaaaccatttggaatttgtatcaatggggctattgatggtttttcaaggaaaataatgtggctcaatgcctacataactagtagtgacccgaagttgattgggggttactacatcgacgttgtgcaccgtttggggggttgtcctcgaatcgttcgagctgatcttgggactgaaaatggtcacgtcaaaggctttcagcgtttcctcgtgccaataccgccaggcagcactcttgacagttacttggatggagccagcaccgccaatcaaagaattgaatattggtggcggtttcttcgcagccagtgcatggagttctggttatccctcttcacagacctcagagacaatggcttctttgatggtggatttctggacaaaaacatcctacaattttgttgcatgggacttattcag gatgagttggatgacacggccttagtttggaacagccatctcatcaggccctcaaagaacatgaatgtccccagtggtcggcccaacgtgatgtatacgtaa
- the LOC127600949 gene encoding retinoic acid receptor beta-like isoform X3, producing MFDYMDLQVFGSAEPAVTAGSPDCTGRRRLERHSEQNRRGQRRSAAEHPELFPGHWQSVVNPSSLPSCEHALSNCAASPPPPRTYKPCFICQDKSSGYHYGVSACEGCKGFFRRSVQKKMSYTCQRDRKCVITKVTRNTCQYCRLHKCLAVGMSQQSVRNDRTSQKKAKKEDEVPKMAIGDTYEMTAELDAIVEKICRAHRDTFPPLRQLGQYTTKSSSEQRIRLDLGLWDKFSELATRCIVKVVEFAKRVPGFTSLHMADQITLLRAACLDMLMVPLEMDDVESGLLSAICLVSGDRQDLKEPSKVEVLQEPLLEALKIYSRKRRPSAQLLFPRALMKITDLRNISAKGAERVVTLKMEIPGAMPPLIQEMLDEVPENKDDSQLSDGRGMSSST from the exons ATGTTCGACTATATGGACCTTCAGGTGTTCGGCAGCGCGGAGCCGGCGGTGACGGCCGGCAGCCCGGACTGCACAGGCCGGCGTCGCCTGGAGCGTCACTCGGAGCAAAACCGCCGTGGGCAGCGGCGCAGTGCGGCCGAACATCCCGAGCTCTTCCCCGGACACTGGCAGT CCGTGGTAAACCCCAGCAGCTTGCCCAGTTGCGAGCACGCGTTGAGCAACTGCGCCGCCTCCCCTCCGCCACCTCGCACCTACAAACCCTGCTTCATCTGCCAGGACAAGTCATCAGGGTACCACTACGGAGTCAGCGCCTGTGAGGGCTGCAAG GGTTTCTTTCGCCGCAGCGTCCAGAAGAAAATGTCTTACACGTGTCAGCGAGACAGGAAGTGTGTCATCACCAAGGTGACCAGGAACACGTGTCAGTACTGCAGGCTACACAAGTGTTTGGCTGTCGGCATGTCCCAACAAT CGGTGAGGAATGACAGAACGAGTCAGAAGaaggccaagaaggaggacgagGTTCCAAAGATGGCCATCGGCGACACGTACGAGATGACGGCCGAGCTGGACGCCATCGTGGAGAAGatctgcagggcacacagggacacGTTCCCACCTCTGCGCCAACTCGGACAATACACCACA AAGTCCAGCTCTGAGCAGAGGATCCGGTTGGACTTGGGTCTTTGGGACAAGTTCAGCGAGCTGGCCACCAGGTGCATCGTCAAGGTGGTCGAGTTTGCCAAGAGGGTGCCCGGGTTTACCAGCCTCCACATGGCCGACCAGATCACCCTGCTTAGGGCCGCCTGCCTGGACATGCTG ATGGTGCCTCTGGAGATGGATGATGTCGAGAGCGGACTCCTCAGCGCCATCTGCCTCGTCTCCGGGG atcGGCAGGACCTGAAGGAGCCGTCCAAGGTGGAGGTTCTACAGGAGCCTCTGCTGGAGGCACTGAAAATCTACTCGCGAAAACGTCGACCCAGTGCACAACTCCTGTTCCCCAGGGCGCTCATGAAGATAACAGACTTGCGCAACATCAGCGCAAAAG gagCTGAGCGTGTGGTCACACTGAAGATGGAAATCCCAGGCGCCATGCCACCTCTGATTCAGGAGATGCTGGACGAGGTCCCGGAAAACAAAGACGATAGCCAACTCTCGGACGGTCGAGGGATGAGCTCGTCAACTTGA
- the LOC127600949 gene encoding retinoic acid receptor beta-like isoform X2, with translation MFDYMDLQVFGSAEPAVTAGSPDCTGRRRLERHSEQNRRGQRRSAAEHPELFPGHWQSVVNPSSLPSCEHALSNCAASPPPPRTYKPCFICQDKSSGYHYGVSACEGCKGFFRRSVQKKMSYTCQRDRKCVITKVTRNTCQYCRLHKCLAVGMSQQSVRNDRTSQKKAKKEDEVPKMAIGDTYEMTAELDAIVEKICRAHRDTFPPLRQLGQYTTKSSSEQRIRLDLGLWDKFSELATRCIVKVVEFAKRVPGFTSLHMADQITLLRAACLDMLDTMTFSDGLTLTRTQIHNAGFGPLTDPVFTFAGQMVPLEMDDVESGLLSAICLVSGDRQDLKEPSKVEVLQEPLLEALKIYSRKRRPSAQLLFPRALMKITDLRNISAKGAERVVTLKMEIPGAMPPLIQEMLDEVPENKDDSQLSDGRGMSSST, from the exons ATGTTCGACTATATGGACCTTCAGGTGTTCGGCAGCGCGGAGCCGGCGGTGACGGCCGGCAGCCCGGACTGCACAGGCCGGCGTCGCCTGGAGCGTCACTCGGAGCAAAACCGCCGTGGGCAGCGGCGCAGTGCGGCCGAACATCCCGAGCTCTTCCCCGGACACTGGCAGT CCGTGGTAAACCCCAGCAGCTTGCCCAGTTGCGAGCACGCGTTGAGCAACTGCGCCGCCTCCCCTCCGCCACCTCGCACCTACAAACCCTGCTTCATCTGCCAGGACAAGTCATCAGGGTACCACTACGGAGTCAGCGCCTGTGAGGGCTGCAAG GGTTTCTTTCGCCGCAGCGTCCAGAAGAAAATGTCTTACACGTGTCAGCGAGACAGGAAGTGTGTCATCACCAAGGTGACCAGGAACACGTGTCAGTACTGCAGGCTACACAAGTGTTTGGCTGTCGGCATGTCCCAACAAT CGGTGAGGAATGACAGAACGAGTCAGAAGaaggccaagaaggaggacgagGTTCCAAAGATGGCCATCGGCGACACGTACGAGATGACGGCCGAGCTGGACGCCATCGTGGAGAAGatctgcagggcacacagggacacGTTCCCACCTCTGCGCCAACTCGGACAATACACCACA AAGTCCAGCTCTGAGCAGAGGATCCGGTTGGACTTGGGTCTTTGGGACAAGTTCAGCGAGCTGGCCACCAGGTGCATCGTCAAGGTGGTCGAGTTTGCCAAGAGGGTGCCCGGGTTTACCAGCCTCCACATGGCCGACCAGATCACCCTGCTTAGGGCCGCCTGCCTGGACATGCTG GACACCATGACCTTCTCGGACGGCCTGACCCTAACGCGAACTCAGATCCACAATGCCGGCTTTGGGCCGCTCACAGATCCGGTTTTCACCTTCGCTGGACAGATGGTGCCTCTGGAGATGGATGATGTCGAGAGCGGACTCCTCAGCGCCATCTGCCTCGTCTCCGGGG atcGGCAGGACCTGAAGGAGCCGTCCAAGGTGGAGGTTCTACAGGAGCCTCTGCTGGAGGCACTGAAAATCTACTCGCGAAAACGTCGACCCAGTGCACAACTCCTGTTCCCCAGGGCGCTCATGAAGATAACAGACTTGCGCAACATCAGCGCAAAAG gagCTGAGCGTGTGGTCACACTGAAGATGGAAATCCCAGGCGCCATGCCACCTCTGATTCAGGAGATGCTGGACGAGGTCCCGGAAAACAAAGACGATAGCCAACTCTCGGACGGTCGAGGGATGAGCTCGTCAACTTGA
- the LOC127600949 gene encoding retinoic acid receptor beta-like isoform X1, producing the protein MFDYMDLQVFGSAEPAVTAGSPDCTGRRRLERHSEQNRRGQRRSAAEHPELFPGHWQSVVNPSSLPSCEHALSNCAASPPPPRTYKPCFICQDKSSGYHYGVSACEGCKGFFRRSVQKKMSYTCQRDRKCVITKVTRNTCQYCRLHKCLAVGMSQQSVRNDRTSQKKAKKEDEVPKMAIGDTYEMTAELDAIVEKICRAHRDTFPPLRQLGQYTTKSSSEQRIRLDLGLWDKFSELATRCIVKVVEFAKRVPGFTSLHMADQITLLRAACLDMLILRICARYTPDKDTMTFSDGLTLTRTQIHNAGFGPLTDPVFTFAGQMVPLEMDDVESGLLSAICLVSGDRQDLKEPSKVEVLQEPLLEALKIYSRKRRPSAQLLFPRALMKITDLRNISAKGAERVVTLKMEIPGAMPPLIQEMLDEVPENKDDSQLSDGRGMSSST; encoded by the exons ATGTTCGACTATATGGACCTTCAGGTGTTCGGCAGCGCGGAGCCGGCGGTGACGGCCGGCAGCCCGGACTGCACAGGCCGGCGTCGCCTGGAGCGTCACTCGGAGCAAAACCGCCGTGGGCAGCGGCGCAGTGCGGCCGAACATCCCGAGCTCTTCCCCGGACACTGGCAGT CCGTGGTAAACCCCAGCAGCTTGCCCAGTTGCGAGCACGCGTTGAGCAACTGCGCCGCCTCCCCTCCGCCACCTCGCACCTACAAACCCTGCTTCATCTGCCAGGACAAGTCATCAGGGTACCACTACGGAGTCAGCGCCTGTGAGGGCTGCAAG GGTTTCTTTCGCCGCAGCGTCCAGAAGAAAATGTCTTACACGTGTCAGCGAGACAGGAAGTGTGTCATCACCAAGGTGACCAGGAACACGTGTCAGTACTGCAGGCTACACAAGTGTTTGGCTGTCGGCATGTCCCAACAAT CGGTGAGGAATGACAGAACGAGTCAGAAGaaggccaagaaggaggacgagGTTCCAAAGATGGCCATCGGCGACACGTACGAGATGACGGCCGAGCTGGACGCCATCGTGGAGAAGatctgcagggcacacagggacacGTTCCCACCTCTGCGCCAACTCGGACAATACACCACA AAGTCCAGCTCTGAGCAGAGGATCCGGTTGGACTTGGGTCTTTGGGACAAGTTCAGCGAGCTGGCCACCAGGTGCATCGTCAAGGTGGTCGAGTTTGCCAAGAGGGTGCCCGGGTTTACCAGCCTCCACATGGCCGACCAGATCACCCTGCTTAGGGCCGCCTGCCTGGACATGCTG ATTCTGAGGATTTGTGCTCGCTACACACCCGACAAGGACACCATGACCTTCTCGGACGGCCTGACCCTAACGCGAACTCAGATCCACAATGCCGGCTTTGGGCCGCTCACAGATCCGGTTTTCACCTTCGCTGGACAGATGGTGCCTCTGGAGATGGATGATGTCGAGAGCGGACTCCTCAGCGCCATCTGCCTCGTCTCCGGGG atcGGCAGGACCTGAAGGAGCCGTCCAAGGTGGAGGTTCTACAGGAGCCTCTGCTGGAGGCACTGAAAATCTACTCGCGAAAACGTCGACCCAGTGCACAACTCCTGTTCCCCAGGGCGCTCATGAAGATAACAGACTTGCGCAACATCAGCGCAAAAG gagCTGAGCGTGTGGTCACACTGAAGATGGAAATCCCAGGCGCCATGCCACCTCTGATTCAGGAGATGCTGGACGAGGTCCCGGAAAACAAAGACGATAGCCAACTCTCGGACGGTCGAGGGATGAGCTCGTCAACTTGA